From Magnetofaba australis IT-1:
GTTTCCAGCCGAGTCAGAGCCTGTTGCAGGTATGATGCGGCGTCATCGCTAATCACGCTGTTAGCGGGGTCCACAGTCCGCTCCATGTGCCGCTTGAGTTCATCAGCGAGAATCTGAGTTGAAATGCGCACACTCTGCAAAGCGTGGAACTCATTCATTGACCAACTCCCATTGTTGCCGCCATGACTAGCAGCGGGTTGTTGCATGCCTGCTCCATCAACTGAATGGAGCCCGCCAACGCTTGCCCCATTTCGGGCGGACTCACGCCCAGATCACGGACCTTTTCCAGCAGCGCCGCCGCCTGCTCGAAAAGCGAAAGCGCCTCTGCGCATGTGATCCCCATGCTTGCCCCCTAAACCAACTGGTCCCGGATATCCCGGGCCGACTGTGACCACGCCACCGGGTTCGGGTTGTCGCAGATGTCGCCCAACAGGTGCAGCGCCATTTCCACCACCTGCGCCTGACTCAGGCCTTCACGTGCGTACTCAGCCATCACGGCGCAGGCGCGCTCATCCAGATGCACCGCCTTCTGGCGCTTGCCGCTCTGTTCCTTCGCGGCGCGCCATCTGGCGGCGCGGGCTTGACGTTTGGCGTCGCTAGTGACGTTCGGCGTTTGCATCAACATGGTGGGTTACCCCTTGTTCGCCGCGCCAAGCTCATTCACGCGCTCTTTGATGGAGCCGAGCAGCGCCTGTTGACCCTGCTCCATACCAGCACTGTTGCCTTTAACCGATTCGATTTTGGCGTAGACGTCCAGCAGGAGCTTGATGTCGTCAATGCGTTTTTCCAGATCGGTTTGCATCGTCTCAGCCCTCATCCAGGCAGTTACGGGTTAGGCGCACCATGTTGACCATTACGCGCCGTCCAATCGTCACGGCTGGCAGGTAGCCCCGCTTGATCCAACCTTCCACCACACCACGGGATACCCCGCTCAGTTCACAGAATCGCTCTTGCGTCATCACCGGTGTGAAGTGGCACATCGGAACGCTGATTTCCGCCTCTTGCAGTTCCATCGGCTCCATGCGCCTCACTCCGTCGTTGCTGGACTCTGTTGGACAGTGATAGACTATGGACAGGCTAACCAGTGTGGGTAACTTGTCCATATGGATAATATATCCACCTATGGATTATGTGTCCACACTTTTATGGGCTCAATTGGTGAAAAAATTCGCCCGATGCGTGAAGCGTTGGGGCTTGGGCGTGCCGAATTCGCGGAGCGGATTGGGGTGAATCGTGACGCCGTTCGCGATATTGAGGTTGGCAGAAGAAGACCAACTGAAGAGTTGATGGAAGGAATCGGGCGCGAGTGGCCCCAATTTGCCTATTGGCTAATGACAGGGAAGGTTGACCCGGAGCATGGGCACATCAGCCCCGAGATTGAGCTAGAGCGTCAAAACTCCCCAGAACCCCGAACGGGTACAGACTCGCACTGAGGATTTTGGCCAAGTGGAGGCCTAACGAATCA
This genomic window contains:
- a CDS encoding helix-turn-helix domain-containing protein, whose protein sequence is MGSIGEKIRPMREALGLGRAEFAERIGVNRDAVRDIEVGRRRPTEELMEGIGREWPQFAYWLMTGKVDPEHGHISPEIELERQNSPEPRTGTDSH
- a CDS encoding helix-turn-helix domain-containing protein, which translates into the protein MEPMELQEAEISVPMCHFTPVMTQERFCELSGVSRGVVEGWIKRGYLPAVTIGRRVMVNMVRLTRNCLDEG